A window of Thunnus thynnus chromosome 17, fThuThy2.1, whole genome shotgun sequence contains these coding sequences:
- the glis2b gene encoding zinc finger protein GLIS2b gives MLSLDEPLDLKLPRRANGRDRGARSPPLSPLHPKRARQLRMADDGTAVIEPASPASPHTSMQVVPHDRTETPTPPAVDLSLSPSSRHTPSSPEMTNGNYIPSGNSHISQAFQFFVPIGAGAGLHLPSSMFIGQTSDKRASPDLSADEQLACRWKKCHLLFDSLQDLVDHVNDFHVKPEKDSGYCCHWEGCARKGRGFNARYKMLIHIRTHTNEKPHRCPTCNKSFSRLENLKIHNRSHTGEKPYICPYEGCNKRYSNSSDRFKHTRTHYVDKPYYCKMVGCLKRYTDPSSLRKHIKAHGHFVAQEQGSPGGVGSMLKGSQSGVLASGGGKDSELSYVSGAHIIIPGAAAALLGGHALQGLGGSLPLSPLSPRPLDLSTLGCPSSPPGSLGGTPILSFNGSPLGLAKSPLLSPAFPSSALGLPMVSVLGAASDRRVPSQQAKRGRGEEGENEVTGGVLNLSTGGSHDPLSWVVIPPGTVVLKPAVVN, from the exons ATGCTGTCCCTGGACGAGCCCCTGGACCTGAAGCTCCCTCGGCGAGCTAATGGGCGGGACAGAGGGGCGCGCTCACCCCCACTCTCCCCACTACACCCCAAGCGAGCTCGCCAGCTCCGCATGGCAGACGATGGCACCGCAGTCATTGAACCCGCTTCGCCAGCATCTCCACACACAA GTATGCAGGTGGTCCCTCATGACCGAACAGAAACTCCCACCCCCCCTGCAGTGGACCTGAGCCTGTCTCCCTCCTCCCGCCACACCCCCAGCTCTCCAGAAATGACCAATGGCAACTACATCCCCTCAGGG AATTCTCACATCTCACAGGCCTTTCAGTTCTTTGTGCCAATCGGAGCTGGGGCAGGACTTCACCTGCCATCCTCCATGTTCATTGGCCAGACGAGTGACAAAAGGGCCTCTCCTGACCTCTCAGCAGATGAACAACTGGCTTGCCGCTGGAAGAAG TGCCATCTGCTCTTTGACTCCCTCCAAGACTTGGTGGATCATGTCAATGACTTCCATGTCAAGCCTGAGAAGGATTCTGGTTACTGCTGCCACTGGGAGGGCTGCGCTCGCAAAGGGAGGGGGTTCAATGCTAG GTACAAGATGCTCATCCACATCCGCACTCACACTAACGAGAAGCCCCACCGCTGTCCCACCTGCAACAAGAGCTTCTCACGCTTGGAGAACCTCAAAATACACAACCGCTCACACACAG gtGAAAAGCCCTACATTTGTCCATATGAGGGTTGCAACAAGCGTTACTCCAACTCAAGTGACCGCTTCAagcatacacgcacacactatGTCGACAAGCCCTACTACTGCAAGATGGTGGGCTGTCTGAAGCGCTACACAGACCCCAGCTCTCTTCGCAAGCACATCAAGGCCCATGGTCACTTTGTGGCTCAGGAGCAGGGCTCCCCAGGTGGTGTAGGCTCTATGCTGAAGGGGAGTCAAAGTGGAGTGCTTGCAAGTGGAGGGGGGAAGGATTCAGAGTTGTCCTATGTGAGTGGAGCCCACATTATCATCCCAGGGGCAGCGGCTGCTCTCCTGGGAGGCCATGCTCTGCAGGGCCTGGGCGGCTCCCTGCCCTTGTCCCCCCTCAGTCCTCGACCCCTGGACCTCAGCACACTTGGTTGCCCCAGCTCCCCTCCAGGCAGCTTGGGAGGCACACCCATCCTGTCCTTCAATGGCTCCCCGCTGGGCCTGGCCAAGTCCCCTCTGCTCTCCCCGGCGTTCCCCTCCTCGGCCCTGGGCCTGCCAATGGTGTCCGTGCTGGGGGCTGCGTCTGATCGCAGGGTCCCCAGTCAGCAGGCCAAGAGGGGCCGGGGGGAGGAAGGCGAGAACGAGGTGACTGGGGGGGTCCTAAACCTTTCCACAGGAGGGTCTCATGATCCCCTGTCCTGGGTGGTCATCCCCCCAGGCACCGTGGTGCTCAAGCCAGCTGTGGTcaactga
- the pam16 gene encoding mitochondrial import inner membrane translocase subunit tim16 has translation MAKYLAQVIVMGVQVVGRAFARALQQEYAASQAAARARNTAGQQSAAASSITGMTLQEAQQILNVSTLSPEEIQKNYEHLFKVNDKSVGGSFYLQSKVVRAKERLDEEISIQTQQEKQQSQQKTET, from the exons atg gctAAATATCTAGCACAGGTCATTGTGATGGGAGTACAGGTGGTGGGACGTGCTTTTGCTCGTGCCTTACAACAAGAATATGCAG CCAGTCAAGCAGCAGCGCGGGCGAGAAACACTGCAGGTCAGCAGTCGGCTGCAGCCTCCAGCATCACTGGGATGACCCTGCAAGAGGCTCAGCAAATTCTCAATGTCTCCACACTCTCCCCTGAGGAGATTCAGAAG AACTATGAACACCTTTTCAAAGTCAATGATAAGTCAGTCGGAGGTTCATTTTACCTACAATCAAAA GTGGTGCGGGCTAAAGAGCGTCTAGATGAGGAAATAAGTATTCAGACGCaacaagaaaagcagcagtcaCAGCAGAAAACGGAAACATGA